In Fibrobacter sp. UWR2, the following are encoded in one genomic region:
- a CDS encoding glycosyltransferase, with the protein MNTFLLYAMFVVYVIAGVGLVIYGFSCYYSIYLFLKNSRHTRLTDRKNILKFYREHSINELPQVTTQLPIFNEANCVERLLEAVCAIDYPKDKHEIQVLDDSTDECYEVAKKKVEELAAKGYDIKLIHRTNRSEYKAGALKEAMAVAKGDFLAIFDADFVPEKDFLLKTIPYLVMDDQIGLVQGRWGHLNRTESGLTLAQSIGIDGHFVVEQSARSWGKLFMNFNGTAGVWRKQAIYGGGGWEGDTLTEDMDLSYRSQLAGWKMKFVFDVIVPAELPNDINAFKAQQFRWAKGSIQTAIKILPRVLKAKVPLRVKIGAILHTTHYSIHPCMLFTALCAWPLLAFFDPVAHIPNWGYTVGFSFIFLAAIAPSVLYFVAQRCSGYTGWKIRLLSLPILMALGVGIAVSNSRAVFSAVIGSKGSFVRTPKSGGSKKKAKSHYAQKFPWQAVIELGVGVYCIFGLLEYIGAQKFIIGPFLALYAVGFLSVGVLSFMHYISNLIEMHRVRKEARKAEKEALQAA; encoded by the coding sequence ATGAATACTTTCCTTCTCTACGCAATGTTCGTAGTCTATGTCATCGCCGGCGTGGGATTGGTGATTTACGGTTTTAGTTGCTACTACAGCATATACCTGTTCCTCAAGAACAGTCGCCATACAAGACTCACCGACCGCAAGAATATCCTCAAGTTCTACCGCGAGCATTCCATCAACGAGCTCCCTCAGGTCACGACCCAGCTCCCCATCTTCAACGAAGCGAACTGCGTCGAACGCCTTCTCGAGGCCGTGTGCGCCATCGACTACCCGAAGGACAAGCACGAGATCCAGGTGCTGGACGACTCCACCGACGAGTGCTACGAAGTCGCCAAGAAGAAGGTCGAAGAACTTGCCGCCAAGGGCTACGACATCAAGCTTATCCACCGCACGAACCGTTCCGAATACAAGGCCGGCGCCCTCAAGGAAGCCATGGCCGTCGCGAAGGGCGATTTCCTCGCCATCTTCGACGCGGACTTCGTGCCCGAGAAGGACTTCCTCCTCAAGACCATCCCCTACCTGGTGATGGACGACCAGATTGGTCTGGTCCAGGGCCGCTGGGGCCACTTGAACCGCACGGAATCCGGTCTTACGCTCGCCCAGTCCATCGGTATCGACGGTCACTTCGTGGTGGAACAGTCCGCCCGTAGCTGGGGTAAGCTGTTCATGAACTTCAACGGTACCGCAGGCGTGTGGCGCAAGCAGGCCATCTACGGCGGTGGCGGCTGGGAAGGCGACACGCTGACCGAAGACATGGACCTTTCTTACCGTTCTCAGCTCGCTGGTTGGAAGATGAAGTTCGTGTTCGACGTGATCGTTCCGGCCGAACTCCCCAACGACATCAACGCGTTCAAGGCACAGCAGTTCCGCTGGGCAAAGGGTTCCATCCAGACGGCCATCAAGATTCTGCCGCGCGTGCTCAAGGCCAAGGTTCCTCTCCGCGTAAAGATTGGCGCCATCCTCCACACGACGCACTACTCCATCCACCCCTGCATGCTCTTTACCGCACTCTGCGCCTGGCCTCTGCTCGCATTCTTCGACCCGGTCGCGCACATCCCGAACTGGGGCTACACCGTCGGTTTCAGCTTTATCTTCCTTGCCGCTATCGCTCCTTCCGTTCTTTACTTCGTGGCACAGCGCTGCTCCGGCTACACCGGCTGGAAGATCCGCCTGCTTAGCCTCCCCATCCTCATGGCGCTTGGCGTAGGCATCGCAGTCAGCAACTCCCGCGCAGTGTTCTCCGCAGTAATCGGCTCCAAGGGCAGCTTCGTCCGCACCCCGAAGAGCGGCGGATCCAAGAAGAAGGCCAAGAGCCACTACGCACAGAAGTTCCCGTGGCAGGCCGTCATCGAACTGGGTGTCGGAGTCTACTGCATCTTCGGTCTTCTCGAATACATCGGCGCCCAGAAGTTCATTATCGGACCGTTCCTCGCCCTCTACGCAGTCGGATTCCTCTCTGTGGGCGTACTCAGC
- a CDS encoding sulfurtransferase TusA family protein, whose translation MDKRETDNTITLSRWMDAHRGEPGFEDALRRLVSYACVECFRRAVGVVLAPEEALARMVAARLPGCPLGEWLEDPQANCAAIAAFCDQAKSGPLPEGLSADFPDVLDLRGVVCPGNAVRSRLVMAGYPLGKTLEILLDEGSPVENVPGALVADGCHIVSREKKQNYWAISVVKPDNKKVN comes from the coding sequence ATGGATAAACGGGAAACTGACAATACGATAACGCTTAGCCGGTGGATGGACGCCCATCGCGGTGAACCTGGGTTCGAAGACGCCCTTCGGAGACTTGTCTCGTATGCTTGCGTGGAGTGCTTCCGCAGGGCTGTCGGGGTGGTTCTTGCACCCGAGGAGGCTCTTGCAAGGATGGTCGCCGCCCGCTTGCCAGGGTGCCCGCTGGGGGAGTGGCTCGAGGATCCGCAGGCAAACTGCGCTGCGATTGCCGCCTTCTGTGACCAGGCGAAGTCCGGACCGCTGCCCGAGGGCCTGTCTGCAGATTTTCCCGATGTGCTGGACCTGCGGGGTGTCGTATGCCCCGGAAATGCCGTGCGCTCCAGGCTCGTGATGGCGGGCTATCCGCTTGGCAAGACTCTGGAAATCCTGCTTGACGAGGGCTCCCCGGTCGAAAACGTCCCCGGAGCGCTGGTCGCGGACGGCTGCCACATCGTCTCCCGTGAAAAAAAACAGAACTATTGGGCTATTTCTGTGGTCAAACCGGATAATAAGAAAGTAAATTAA
- the rpsD gene encoding 30S ribosomal protein S4, producing MSSFRGPKGKVARSLGIAVSQKTQKALDRRNFAPGQHGQNRKKSASVYKQQLVEKQRLRFTYNISEAQLAKAYKEANRREGSAGDNLMILLETRLDALVYRMGFARTIFAARQYVTHGHFTVNGVRSFSPARQIKAGDVIAIREQSKEHVQIKEAAANAPAAPEYLTVDTNKIEGTLVKLPLREQIPVKLEEQLVVEYYSR from the coding sequence ATGTCCTCCTTCCGTGGACCGAAAGGCAAGGTCGCCCGCTCCCTGGGCATTGCCGTTTCTCAGAAGACTCAGAAGGCGCTCGATCGCCGTAACTTCGCTCCTGGCCAGCATGGTCAGAACCGCAAGAAGTCTGCTTCCGTTTACAAGCAGCAGTTGGTCGAAAAGCAGCGTCTCCGTTTCACCTACAACATTTCCGAAGCTCAGCTTGCCAAGGCATACAAGGAAGCTAACCGTCGTGAAGGTTCTGCCGGTGATAACCTGATGATTCTTCTTGAAACCCGTCTTGACGCTCTCGTCTACCGCATGGGTTTCGCCCGTACAATCTTTGCTGCCCGTCAGTACGTTACGCACGGCCACTTCACCGTGAACGGCGTCCGTAGCTTCTCTCCGGCCCGCCAGATCAAGGCCGGCGACGTGATCGCTATCCGCGAGCAGTCCAAGGAACACGTTCAGATCAAGGAAGCCGCTGCCAACGCTCCGGCCGCCCCTGAATACCTGACTGTCGACACGAACAAGATCGAAGGTACGCTCGTGAAGCTCCCGCTCCGCGAACAGATCCCGGTCAAGCTCGAAGAACAGCTCGTCGTGGAATACTACTCCAGGTAG
- a CDS encoding glycosyl hydrolase family 28-related protein — MGSDVVNVKEEPYNAKGDGKTDDTEAIQRALNDHPDGDYIIYLPHGIYKISSALMWPSANGKPEKDYRRTILQGQSMGGTIIALQDDVPGFENPDFPQAVIYTGDGPNPRQRNSIRDLTLRTGKKNPGAIGIRFNAAIQGTINNVKVFSGDSAGVYGIDLGFTDNIGPLLLKNVEVDGFDVGVYTAGTSNSMTFEHLTLGGQKKFGLDNDGQMLSIRGLRYKGGSTAIYNHGQDASMVLVDGTLEYDPGKKAAKPITAIVNEGQLFARAVVVSKYKSKIKSTHKAYNESISNTEIVEFSTQANHQLCHSPKNSMKLAVTETPSNPEQKSMYWTSITGEYGGKANDGSDDSKAIQDAIDDGAETIFFPPGGRWTINRDIYLRNRIHRLIGTEGKIDGKGKFIIEDGAFVDITIERFSTFASGITNRSKRTVILKNMYLKSYESDDFSTGDIFMEDVAVGTIQTSQQRLWGRQITMTGDTKGPKIMNNGGSIWILGLTAKDGNTVLHNFNKGSAELLGVNVIASDKAKNTPMFINDNSSISIVGLKETLTRGNPYAKVVEESRQGSKVYSLKNTDLPHNESGGVMMALYTGYAPKQGQNEPPKASVSRENILVQPNKLHLVGSVEDDGRGDGLCRVPVVWKKGAGPGKVSFSDSLEYETDVTFTASGRYNLLFKANDGYTEGTDTGKVYVFDKRYTTLDHSGDNIPSGRGMDAWISQFDNYSPHSTDENLRVANDKNDAGKIYLKFDLSALPGPLFDAALKLDFDTDSIKKPVQLNIFGLKETSKDATFGEDKQGIDWRSDELTWENAPANLDQPGGQFNIRKNSGGGIDTKYADFLGIITINPKAPLGAFLRTPTLTEFFKRKHASGLYTIILTAVEPGETFIKSRNAGKNSAPSLYVGYYDNSRSVGGEAMDGGYTLSKVNIDIVNLECNFDLTVGYPQFVQIEIVNESGKRMLTVAARELAGEKKTNFKFKAKAFPTGKYTLKIIGEAFNAEQKFFILN; from the coding sequence ATGGGCTCCGATGTCGTAAATGTCAAGGAGGAACCCTATAACGCCAAAGGCGACGGCAAGACCGATGATACCGAGGCCATACAGCGTGCCTTGAACGACCATCCGGACGGCGACTACATCATCTACCTCCCGCACGGCATCTACAAGATTTCATCGGCGCTCATGTGGCCTTCGGCCAACGGCAAGCCCGAAAAGGATTACCGCCGCACCATCCTCCAGGGTCAAAGCATGGGCGGAACCATCATCGCCCTCCAGGACGACGTTCCCGGTTTCGAGAACCCGGATTTCCCGCAAGCAGTCATCTACACGGGCGATGGCCCGAACCCGAGGCAGAGAAACTCCATCCGCGACCTCACGCTCCGCACCGGAAAAAAGAATCCGGGCGCCATCGGTATCCGATTCAACGCCGCCATACAGGGAACCATCAACAATGTGAAAGTTTTCTCGGGCGACAGCGCGGGTGTCTACGGTATCGACCTGGGCTTCACCGACAACATCGGCCCCCTGCTCCTCAAGAACGTGGAAGTCGACGGGTTCGACGTGGGCGTCTACACCGCCGGCACATCGAACAGCATGACCTTCGAGCACTTGACTCTCGGCGGCCAGAAAAAATTCGGTCTCGACAACGACGGCCAGATGCTTTCCATCCGTGGGCTTCGCTACAAGGGTGGTTCGACCGCCATCTACAACCATGGGCAGGACGCATCGATGGTCCTCGTAGATGGAACCCTGGAATACGACCCGGGCAAGAAGGCCGCAAAGCCGATTACCGCCATCGTAAACGAAGGGCAACTGTTTGCGCGCGCTGTCGTGGTCAGCAAGTACAAGTCCAAGATAAAGAGCACACACAAGGCCTATAACGAGTCCATATCCAATACCGAGATTGTCGAATTCTCCACGCAGGCGAACCACCAGCTCTGCCACAGTCCCAAGAACTCAATGAAGCTCGCTGTCACCGAGACCCCGAGCAACCCCGAGCAGAAGTCCATGTACTGGACTTCCATCACCGGCGAATACGGAGGCAAGGCGAACGACGGCTCGGACGACTCCAAGGCCATCCAGGACGCCATCGACGACGGTGCCGAGACCATATTCTTCCCACCGGGAGGCCGCTGGACCATCAACCGCGATATCTACCTCAGGAACCGCATCCACAGGCTTATCGGTACCGAAGGAAAGATCGACGGCAAGGGCAAGTTCATCATCGAGGACGGAGCCTTCGTAGACATCACCATCGAGCGCTTTTCCACGTTTGCAAGCGGTATCACGAACCGTTCCAAGCGCACCGTAATTCTCAAGAACATGTACCTCAAGTCGTATGAGTCCGACGACTTCTCCACAGGCGACATCTTCATGGAAGACGTCGCCGTAGGCACCATTCAGACAAGCCAGCAGCGCCTGTGGGGCCGCCAGATTACAATGACGGGCGACACCAAGGGGCCAAAGATCATGAACAACGGCGGGTCCATTTGGATCCTGGGCCTTACCGCAAAAGACGGCAACACGGTCCTCCACAACTTCAACAAGGGTTCCGCGGAACTCCTGGGCGTGAACGTCATTGCAAGCGACAAGGCGAAGAACACCCCGATGTTCATCAACGACAACTCAAGCATCTCCATCGTAGGCCTCAAGGAAACGCTTACCCGCGGGAACCCCTACGCAAAGGTTGTCGAGGAATCCCGTCAGGGCTCGAAGGTTTACTCCCTCAAAAACACGGACCTTCCCCACAACGAGTCGGGCGGAGTGATGATGGCGCTCTACACCGGATACGCCCCCAAGCAGGGTCAGAACGAACCTCCTAAGGCTAGCGTGTCCAGGGAAAACATTCTGGTACAGCCCAACAAGCTACATCTTGTCGGCTCCGTCGAAGACGACGGTCGCGGAGACGGACTCTGCCGCGTTCCCGTGGTCTGGAAAAAGGGCGCAGGCCCCGGAAAGGTATCCTTCTCCGATTCCCTGGAATACGAGACCGACGTGACGTTTACTGCCAGCGGGCGCTACAACCTGCTTTTCAAGGCAAACGACGGATACACCGAAGGTACGGACACAGGCAAGGTTTACGTGTTCGACAAGCGTTACACTACCCTCGACCATAGCGGAGACAATATTCCGAGCGGTCGCGGCATGGACGCCTGGATTTCGCAGTTCGACAACTACTCACCGCACAGCACCGACGAGAACCTGCGCGTGGCAAACGACAAGAACGATGCCGGCAAGATTTACCTCAAGTTCGACCTATCTGCGCTCCCAGGTCCGCTGTTCGACGCGGCCCTCAAGCTAGACTTCGATACCGACTCCATCAAGAAGCCCGTACAGCTCAACATATTCGGCCTGAAGGAGACCTCGAAAGACGCTACCTTCGGCGAGGACAAGCAGGGCATTGACTGGAGGAGCGACGAACTCACCTGGGAAAACGCTCCGGCTAACCTCGACCAGCCCGGCGGACAGTTCAACATCCGCAAGAACTCCGGTGGCGGCATCGACACCAAGTATGCTGACTTCCTCGGAATTATCACCATCAACCCGAAGGCCCCGCTCGGCGCCTTCCTGCGCACTCCAACGCTCACTGAATTCTTCAAGAGGAAACACGCATCCGGACTCTACACGATTATCCTCACCGCAGTTGAACCCGGCGAGACATTTATCAAGTCAAGAAACGCAGGCAAGAATTCTGCGCCTTCGCTCTATGTCGGGTACTACGACAACTCCCGCTCCGTGGGCGGCGAGGCGATGGACGGCGGCTACACGCTCTCTAAGGTGAACATCGACATCGTGAACCTGGAATGCAACTTCGACCTGACCGTGGGCTACCCGCAGTTCGTGCAGATTGAAATCGTGAACGAATCCGGCAAGCGCATGCTCACCGTTGCCGCCCGCGAACTCGCCGGCGAAAAGAAGACCAACTTCAAGTTCAAGGCGAAGGCGTTCCCCACTGGCAAGTACACCCTCAAGATCATCGGCGAGGCATTCAACGCCGAACAGAAGTTCTTTATCCTCAACTAA
- a CDS encoding carbohydrate-binding domain-containing protein — MITKKHKSLALSSVLAFGLMAACSDDSTGVQAPAGDGATTGNETAANICLAEGYSGFYAADGATVMCLDASGNLAFWINPDGTIGTPTEEAPSSSAATEFPQDPGAAPLPPEDIPAIPSSASATCDAGTATFLYKLADVSYYRDTNGATFFFDGECNKQFLTEAIASSSSEATGDDASSSSVAGSTPTSSTGNVLASSVSTGSDPVVEPSNGNTPTITYAASGATVTNNNNCVQVNGGEVLITCAGDYDFSGSYTGSDAQIRVYSPKSDSGVYLNLRGLTLTNNTDAVIYVQMASKAFVVAKSGTENTLSDASNRTKTFTYVNASNETKVDTTSACIYAKDDLTIKGEGTLTVKGNYNNGIHTSNDLRFRGETTVNVTAKNHGLKGKELVDVEKGNITITTTSGDGIHGDLNVVLTGGNIKVNAGDDGIHADSALYLSGSTVNVEKAGEGMEAFYIFAEGGVTATYGTDDGWNAAGGSVDGSTSTGSSQGGWSMGGGMQSSSKGYIVITGGYHYISASGNDIDVLDANGTAKQSGGVVIVEIPASSGGSMGGRAPGGSSSGGCSINGAGGLIDTDNGFTITGGVFLGFGNQTEEYPNCSATSYTAGTAYGSANAAFAPKGSGSMILYGGSVTSVAQVSTSGMQTLEFPNGLKYYYK, encoded by the coding sequence ATGATTACAAAAAAACATAAGAGCCTTGCACTTTCTTCTGTTCTCGCATTCGGCCTAATGGCCGCATGTTCCGACGATTCCACGGGCGTACAGGCCCCTGCCGGCGACGGCGCCACCACAGGCAACGAAACGGCAGCCAACATCTGCCTCGCCGAAGGGTACTCCGGCTTCTACGCAGCCGACGGAGCCACAGTCATGTGCCTCGACGCAAGTGGGAATCTCGCCTTCTGGATTAACCCGGACGGCACTATCGGCACGCCCACAGAAGAGGCGCCATCAAGTTCCGCAGCAACGGAATTCCCGCAGGACCCGGGTGCGGCACCGTTGCCTCCCGAAGATATACCCGCCATTCCATCTTCTGCATCAGCCACATGTGATGCCGGTACGGCAACCTTCCTTTACAAGCTTGCAGATGTTTCCTACTACCGCGACACAAATGGAGCGACATTCTTCTTCGATGGCGAATGCAACAAGCAGTTCCTTACAGAAGCTATCGCGTCATCTTCGTCCGAAGCCACAGGCGATGATGCCAGTTCCAGTAGTGTTGCTGGCAGCACACCCACATCTTCTACTGGCAATGTGCTTGCATCTTCCGTCAGCACGGGCAGCGACCCTGTCGTTGAACCCAGCAACGGCAATACCCCCACAATCACCTACGCGGCAAGCGGAGCAACGGTCACAAACAACAATAATTGTGTACAAGTGAACGGCGGCGAAGTCTTGATCACCTGCGCGGGCGACTACGACTTCAGCGGTAGCTACACAGGTAGCGACGCACAGATTCGCGTATACTCCCCCAAGAGTGACAGCGGCGTGTACCTGAACCTGCGCGGGCTCACGCTCACCAACAACACCGATGCGGTCATCTACGTGCAGATGGCGAGCAAGGCATTCGTCGTCGCCAAGAGCGGCACCGAGAACACCCTCTCCGATGCAAGTAACCGCACCAAGACCTTCACCTACGTGAACGCAAGCAACGAGACCAAGGTAGATACCACAAGCGCCTGCATCTACGCGAAGGACGACCTCACCATCAAGGGCGAAGGCACTCTCACCGTGAAGGGCAACTATAACAACGGAATCCATACGAGCAACGACCTACGCTTCCGCGGTGAAACCACCGTGAACGTAACCGCAAAGAACCACGGCCTCAAGGGCAAGGAACTTGTCGATGTCGAAAAGGGCAATATCACCATCACCACGACCAGCGGCGATGGCATCCATGGCGACCTGAACGTAGTCCTGACCGGCGGCAATATCAAGGTCAATGCGGGCGACGACGGCATCCATGCGGATTCCGCGCTGTACCTCTCGGGTTCTACCGTGAACGTCGAGAAGGCAGGCGAAGGCATGGAAGCGTTCTACATCTTCGCCGAAGGCGGTGTCACCGCGACATACGGCACCGATGACGGATGGAATGCCGCAGGCGGTTCTGTCGACGGCTCTACCAGCACGGGCAGCAGCCAAGGCGGCTGGAGCATGGGTGGCGGCATGCAGAGCAGCAGCAAGGGCTACATAGTCATCACCGGCGGCTACCACTATATCAGCGCCTCGGGTAACGACATCGACGTGCTCGACGCGAACGGCACGGCAAAACAGAGCGGCGGCGTAGTCATCGTAGAAATACCTGCAAGTAGCGGCGGAAGCATGGGCGGAAGAGCGCCCGGTGGCAGCAGCAGCGGCGGTTGCTCCATAAACGGCGCCGGTGGCCTCATCGATACCGATAACGGGTTCACCATTACGGGCGGCGTGTTCCTCGGGTTCGGGAACCAGACCGAGGAATACCCCAACTGCAGCGCCACAAGCTACACGGCAGGCACTGCCTACGGGTCTGCAAATGCGGCATTCGCCCCGAAGGGCTCGGGCAGCATGATCCTCTATGGCGGTTCCGTGACCTCCGTGGCACAGGTCAGCACAAGCGGCATGCAGACGCTGGAATTCCCGAACGGGCTCAAGTACTATTATAAATAG
- a CDS encoding U32 family peptidase: MKKPELLAPAGDLTRMKYAYAYGADAVYAGQPAFSLRSRENGFKNLDDLAEGIAYAHALGKKFYLTSNVIPRNVKVEAFQKALLQAIELKPDALIVADPGFVGWLRKTCPDVEIHLSVQANTTNYLAAKFWYDLGVRRIILSRELRLSEILEIKEQLPDLELEVFVHGAVCMAMSGRCMLSNWVTHRDANQGACDNSCRMPYRLYANSGPQAQDYREHEGEFSLQRTDRPELPPVALDEDTWGTYFMSSRDLCALDVIPSLVQGGLDSFKIEGRTRSVYYLSQVVRAYRMAIDASVQGLESGAECSPELIPQESRRAISFVDGRGFMPGFLKGPLPQNYESTHVAAQGGCVAAQVLDYDPVSNSFRVNVKNPFSMDDKLELMTPSGMAPCEVAGLLDFRGAAADRLNPGTEGRVLVQGDVLGSTGNAEFGFFVRKITA; the protein is encoded by the coding sequence ATGAAGAAACCTGAACTTTTAGCGCCTGCGGGTGATTTGACCCGCATGAAGTACGCGTATGCCTACGGCGCAGATGCCGTATATGCGGGCCAACCTGCGTTTAGTTTGCGCTCGCGCGAAAACGGGTTCAAGAACCTCGATGACCTTGCTGAAGGTATCGCTTACGCGCACGCCCTCGGGAAAAAGTTTTACCTTACGAGCAACGTGATTCCCCGTAATGTAAAGGTGGAGGCGTTCCAGAAGGCGCTTTTGCAGGCGATAGAACTTAAGCCCGATGCCCTTATTGTGGCAGACCCAGGCTTTGTTGGCTGGCTCCGTAAGACTTGCCCTGATGTAGAAATTCACTTGTCTGTACAAGCGAATACAACGAACTACCTTGCTGCAAAGTTTTGGTACGACCTAGGAGTACGGCGCATTATTTTGAGTCGAGAACTTCGTTTGTCTGAAATTTTAGAGATAAAGGAACAGTTGCCGGACCTCGAACTAGAGGTGTTCGTCCATGGTGCAGTTTGTATGGCTATGTCGGGACGTTGTATGCTTAGCAACTGGGTTACGCACCGCGATGCGAACCAGGGCGCTTGCGATAACAGCTGCCGTATGCCTTACCGCCTCTATGCGAATTCTGGCCCGCAGGCTCAAGATTATCGCGAACACGAGGGTGAATTTAGCTTGCAGCGTACCGATCGTCCTGAACTTCCGCCGGTCGCTTTGGACGAAGATACCTGGGGCACATACTTTATGAGTAGCCGTGACCTTTGTGCACTCGATGTCATACCTTCGCTTGTTCAAGGTGGGCTTGATTCTTTTAAAATTGAGGGCCGTACGCGTTCCGTTTACTACTTGAGTCAGGTGGTGCGCGCCTATCGTATGGCAATCGATGCTTCTGTGCAGGGGCTGGAATCGGGTGCGGAGTGCTCTCCGGAACTCATTCCGCAGGAATCCCGCAGGGCGATAAGCTTTGTAGATGGTCGCGGGTTCATGCCGGGGTTCTTGAAGGGGCCCTTGCCGCAAAATTACGAGTCTACTCATGTGGCTGCTCAAGGCGGGTGTGTCGCCGCGCAGGTTCTCGACTACGATCCGGTCTCGAATTCCTTCCGTGTGAACGTGAAGAATCCGTTCTCGATGGACGATAAGCTTGAACTGATGACCCCTTCGGGCATGGCTCCCTGTGAGGTTGCAGGACTTTTGGATTTTCGCGGTGCTGCTGCCGATAGGTTGAACCCTGGTACGGAAGGTCGTGTTCTCGTGCAGGGCGATGTGCTTGGGAGCACAGGAAATGCCGAATTTGGCTTTTTTGTAAGGAAAATCACTGCATAA
- a CDS encoding transglutaminase-like domain-containing protein has product MLILLAVSLSLVLWTGRPESAKYAEMACTFENRAPTCIDSVRDWREGLAFYDSNLSVTRDPLASLKSLLWDFWNIEFAGAGEAAVSAEAILPLRVLETRKSGCMGLSWLAMMVAEARGIPLDVILLPGHVYLRYGKDDGRAQAGFAPKTVNLEPNRRGYTYSDEEYRKKYKAGRWTGLEFKPLLPAQFMGLAAFDMGNLYLQTDPSRALRWYRLAGDLFPEYPGIAENQKIAKRRLPDSL; this is encoded by the coding sequence TTGCTAATCCTGCTGGCGGTATCGCTCTCGCTCGTGCTGTGGACGGGACGTCCCGAAAGCGCGAAGTACGCCGAGATGGCGTGTACCTTCGAGAACCGCGCTCCCACATGCATTGATAGCGTTCGCGACTGGCGTGAAGGCCTTGCCTTCTATGACAGTAATTTGTCTGTAACGCGCGATCCGCTGGCCTCACTGAAGTCGCTCCTGTGGGATTTCTGGAATATCGAATTTGCTGGGGCGGGCGAGGCGGCTGTTTCTGCGGAGGCGATCCTCCCGCTGCGGGTACTTGAAACCCGGAAGTCGGGCTGCATGGGGCTTTCGTGGCTTGCGATGATGGTCGCCGAAGCCCGCGGAATTCCGCTTGATGTGATTCTCCTGCCGGGGCACGTGTATTTGCGCTATGGCAAGGATGACGGCCGTGCGCAGGCCGGATTCGCTCCGAAGACGGTGAACCTGGAACCCAACCGACGCGGCTATACCTACTCCGATGAGGAATATCGCAAGAAGTACAAGGCGGGTCGCTGGACCGGCCTTGAGTTCAAGCCGCTTTTGCCTGCGCAGTTTATGGGCCTTGCCGCATTTGATATGGGTAACTTGTACCTGCAAACGGATCCGTCACGTGCCTTGCGCTGGTACCGGCTGGCCGGAGACCTTTTCCCTGAGTATCCGGGAATCGCCGAGAACCAGAAAATAGCGAAGAGACGCCTTCCGGACTCGCTTTAA